CTTCAATGCGATGCGTCGCCTCGCCATGACGTACCTCCAACTCGCCCGAAAGAAGATACAGAAACTCGCATCCGCCATGCTGATGCGGCTTTGGTGCGCGTCCCGTCTTCACCGGTAGAAACTCGGCAAAGTAAGGATCAAGCTGACGGTCTGGCACCAGGTACCCTAGGCTCTCAAAGAAATACGAAGGATCATCCACACCCGTCTGCGGCAGCCGCATCCGCTCATCACGCCTGTGAACGCGGAACAACGTCTGTGGCTCCGGTTCAAAAAAGTAGCTCAGGTCCTTCGAGAAGACCATCGAAATGCGTGCAAGGTTCCTCAACGTAGGCACCACTCGGCCTGTCTCTAGCTGCGACAAAAAGCTCGCCGAAAGCCCCGTATGGCGACCCAACTCTACCAGTCCCATCGATTTCTTCAGACGCAACTGTTTGATACGCTCGCCAATCTTCTTCTCTGCAATAAACGTCTCAGCCGCTTCGCCATCCACGCCTGGGCTTCTTTCACTCGTCGACGGGCCGCGCATTAGCTGTGGTGTGCGAGACATGGGCAAATCCGATATAGAAGAAGGATCATTTTTATTCATCTGCGTTTCACCGGGGAATAGAATTTTTCCAACAACCACGCAGAAAAAAGATGCTGCAATTTCAGTGGGTAAGATATCTGTGTTTCTCTAGCAACGTTGGATGCAACCTGAGCGCAGAACGTAGTCTGGCATCCGAAAATGCTAGCCTGTCAACAATGAAGCACGCATTCACTCGAGGCCGCTGGCCTGCCGCACTGGCCACGCTGGGAATAACAATCGCCATCGGCTGCGCCAGCCCCGGTCCTCCCATGCCACCATCGCTTCACCTGCCCAAAGTAGTGAATGATCTTTCAGCCAGGCGCATCGGAGACGCTGTTGAGCTGCATTGGACAACTCCCCTGCACACCACCGATGGCCTTGATATCAAAGGCGCTGTCACCGCAGAGATCTGCCGCGCCTCGTTGAGCGCATCCGCACAACCCAGCAAGCACTCCGATTGCACCCCGATTAAACGAACACTCGTTCATCCCGGAGCCACCAGTGCAGTAGACGCGCTTCCTGCTGCACTTGCAACCGGCCAGCCCGCGCTACTGCTCTACCGTGTCCGTCTCTTCAACTCCAACGACCGCACCGCAGGCCCATCAGCACCCGCATTTACCGCCGCCGGAGCAGCACCCTCACCAGTCGAGCAACTCCATGCTTCCTCATCACGATCGGGCATCGTGCTCGAATGGAAGCCCGGCACCGCACCCGTCCCCATCGAACTTGATCGCACCCAACTCAACCCGCCGCAGAAAAAATCAAAGCCCTCACCAGCCGCACCTAAGTCAAAGCCAACACACTCATTCAATCTCGTTGCAAACCAGGCTGTCGAAGTCCGTCTTCAAGCAGCCAATCAACCCTCCGACCGAGGCGGCACACTCGACCGCAGCGCACAAAAGGGAGAGACCTACCGCTACACCGCACAGCGCGTAAACAAAGTCATCCTCGGCGGCCACTCACTCGAAATCCGCAGCGCCATCTCCGCGCCCATCACCATCACGCTGCTCGACATCTTCCCGCCCGCCACGCCAACCGGCCTCGCCGCCATCCCCGGCAATCGCTCCATCGATCTCTCATGGGAGCCCGTCTCCGACACCGACCTCGCAGGCTACATCGTCTACCGCCAGCAGACAGCAGCAGACGGCTCCGCGTCCGGCCCATTCACACGCATCACCCAAACGCCCATCGTCGGCCCAGCCTTCAGCGACCAGACCGCCACCCCCGGCCGCAGCTATATCTATCGCGTTACCGCCATCGACACCACGGGCAACGAAAGCTCACCCAGCGCCACCGCCCAGGAAACCCTGCCGGAGCAGCAGCAGTGACCACCAAAGTAAAGCCTCGAGCCAGTAGCCATCATCACAGGAGCCATCACCATGCGCTACGCAAAATTCCTCTCGCTTGAAAACGGAGCACTCGTCCCCCGCTACGCCTTCGTCGAGCAGCGCGACAACGCGCTCTGGGCCACCGAGCTGATGGCCCCACCAGAAGAAGACCTCGCCGCCCGCAACGCGCCACCCACAGACTTCGATCCAAAACCGCTCGCCGACCTGCACCTGCTCGCGCCCGTGCATCCCTCAAAGATCATCTGCGTCGGCCGCAACTACCGCGACCACGCCGCCGAGCTCGGCAACGAAGTCCCCAAAGAGCCGCTGCTCTTCCTTAAACCGCCCTCGTCGCTCCTCGCACCAAGAGGCGTCGTGCGCATGCCCCTCATCTCCAGCCGCGTCGACTACGAAGGCGAGCTGGCCATCGTCATCGGCCGCCGCTGCCATAACCTCGGCCCCACCGAAGACGCGCGCCCCTACATTCGCGGCTACACCATCGTCAACGACGTCACCGCCCGCGACATCCAGAAGTCCGACGGCCAATGGACGCGCGGCAAAGGCTTCGACACCTTCTGCCCCACCGGCCCCATCGTCTCCAGCGACATCGACCCCTGCGGCTCAGAAACCACGCCCGCAACCCCCGTCACCGTCACCACCCGGCTCAACGGCACGGTCAAGCAGCAAGGCTCAACCCGCGACCTCATCTTCCCCATCGCACACCTGCTCCGCTACATCACGGCAACCATGACGCTCGAACCCGGCGACCTCATCCCCACCGGCACGCCCGCCGGAGTAGGCCCAGTCCAGCCCCTCGACACAGTTCAAATCGAAATCGACGGCCTCGGCACACTCGAAAACACCTTCGCCGCCGACTAAGTAGCGACACAACACAGATTTACACCGACGACCCCGATCTCACATGAAGAAGACGACCACGGATGATCACGGAAAAAACACGGATTGTTTTTTTCCGCGATCATCCTTGGGATCCGCAGTCTCATTTAAATCGTGTCATCGGTGAAAATCGGCGTTAAGCCGTCCGCTGCCCGCGCGAAATGCGTCTAAACAAGGCACCGCTTGATAAAATGGTGATGGACACCGAAGGAGAAAAAACATGGCATCTCTACTCGAACAGCTTCGTGGCATGACCACCGTCGTCTCCGACACCGGCGACATCAACTCGATCCAGCAGTATCGCCCACAGGACTCGACCACCAACCCCTCGCTCATCGCCGCGGCAGCCGAGAAGCCCGAGTACCAGTCCATCGTCGACGACTGCCTCAAGCAGGCCCGCAAGGAAGCCGGTTCCAACGCCACCGACAAAGACGTCGCGCACCTCGCCTTCAAGTCGCTCGCCGTGGCCTTCGGCATCAAGATTCTCCAGATCATCCCCGGCCGCGTCTCCACCGAAGTCGACGCCCGCCTCTCCTACGACGAGCAAGGCTCCATCCAGATGGCCCGCGACATCATCGCGCAATACGAAAAGGCCGGCATCTCCCGCGAGCGCATCCTCATCAAGCTCGCCTCCACCTGGGAAGGCATTCGCGCCGCCGAAGTCCTCGAAAAAGAGGGCATCCACTGCAACATGACCCTGCTCTTCGGCATCCACCAGGCGGTCGCCGCAGCCGAAGCCAAAGTCACGCTCATCTCCCCATTCGTCGGCCGCATTCTGGATTGGTACAAGAAAGACACCGGCAAGGACTTCACCGGCGCCGACGACCCAGGCGTCCAGTCCGTCACACGCATTTACAACTACTACAAGCACTTTGGCTACAAGACCGTCGTCATGGGCGCGAGCTTCCGCAACACCGGCGAAATCATCGAGCTCGCTGGCTGCGACCTGCTCACCATCGCTCCTAAGCTGCTCGGCGAACTCGAAGCCGCCCAGGGCACGCTCGTTCGTAAGCTCGACGCAGACAAAGCCAAGGCCGAGAAGATCGAAAAGATCCCCATGGACAAAGCCACCTTCGACAAGATGCACGCCGCCGACCGCATGGCGAACGACAAGTTGAAGGAAGGCATCGAGGGCTTCTCGAAGGCGCTCGAAGATCTCGAAGTCAGCCTCGAAAAGCGCGCTGCCGAGCTCAACGAGCCCGCCGTCGCCCGCTAAATCACCCTTCATCACCTAAGCAAAAAGGCCCGGACTCTATAACGAGTCCGGGCCTTTCTCATTCGGTTAGAAGTGGTACTTCATCGAGAGCTGCAACTGCCTCTGACCAGACCGCACAGCCGTGATCTGCCCGAAGGTATTCGCGCTCGCATTGGCTGCGGGGTTGCTCAGATAAGCACTGTTGAAGAGGTTATCCGCATCAACCCGGAAGTTGAGCTGTTGTTCATGCCAGATGGTGAAGTCCTTGGTAACTTCTGCTCCGTAGGTCTGGAAGCCTGGCGTCCGTTCCGATGTAGGACTTGCCGTGCCAAAGGTTCCGATAGCAGGCTGACCATACGCACAGACGCCGTTATCAACGCCTGCCGTTGTGCACGGAATAGCCGAAGGATCCGTCCCGAACCAGTTGTTGATGCTGCGGTGAACAATCTTCAACGGCCGATAATGGTTGGCGCGCTGCGCGTTGCCGTTGACCGAGGAGTTATTGGTAGCGCTGATATTGACCGGGAAGCCGGTATAGAAAACGCCGCTCATCCCAACCCTCCATCCGCCAACGATCTCATCGACGACGAAAGGCATCGTGCCGCCATACATCCGCCCGCGCCCAACCGGAAGGTCATACACCAGGTTCCAGTTGATTGCATGACGCACATCCTGACCCGCTGGACCATACTCCGCGTGCAGGTTGTAGACATTCTCCGCATAGGCGCTGACCGCCGTAATACTAGGTACACCATAGAAGCCGGAGCTGTTGGTCATGGCGTGGCTCCAGGTGTAGTTGGCGGTGTATTGCAGACCGTGCCACGCACGCTGCCGAAGCGTGGCCTGCATCGCGTTATAGTTCATCATCGCGTTCGAGTCCGTGTAGCGGATGACGCCGTTGTAACCCACACCAGGCGTGGTGTAGAACGGCGCCGGCGCCTGTGCCAGACAGGCCGCTGACGGAGTCTTTGTGTTGACGTTCTGCACAACGCCGCCGACAATGCACGTGTTGTGTAGTTGGTTGCGGTAGTTGGCCGTAACCAGGTGCTGCCCGGCCTCGCCAACATAACCAACCTGAAGCGAAGCGGTGTTGCTGACCTGATACTCCACCGTCAGGTTATAGATGCCGATAGCTTCCGGCTTCAGGTTTTTGTTCCAGACGTTATAGACGTTGGACGCAGCTGCCGATGTGCCAAATCCTCCAGCCACATTGAAGAAGCTTCCGGGGCTGCCCGAGACGGCCTGAACACCGCTGGCCTCGAAGGTTGCCTGGAAGGGCAGATTGGTCGTCATGCGCAGATTCGCGCCGGTCCCTTCCATGAAGCTCTGCAGGCCGTATCCCCCGCGCAGCACCCAGCGCGGAGTCGCCGACCACGCAAAACCAATGCGCGGCATCACGCTGCCATAGTAAGGATCGACGAGTCCGCGGCCATACCCTGCGTTCGCGCCTGTCACGCACGGCAGACCAATCGCCTGGCATGCTGCCGTGCTGTTGCCGTCCACGATGATGACCGACGGATTGTTCGGATCAATCGTGGACATCCTGTTACCCACCTCGTAGATCGGCTGGACGTACTCATACCGAACGCCGAGGTTGAGGGTCAGGGTGTCGAGCAGCTTCCAGTCGTCCTGCACGAAGTACGCATCGCGCCACGAGCGCATCCCCACCGGTCCGACGACGCTGCCCTTGCTCTTGAAGCCTGCACGGTCCAGCAGGTAGTCCGCCGCGGCGTATCCGGTGTTGGAATAGCCGAGCGGATTGGCCGTCGGAGATGCAGTGCCTGCACCGAGGTAGAAGAAGCCGCCAAGCGATCCATCATTGCCAGGATAGAAGTTGTTCTGCTGCTGGCGAAGGAACTGCACGCCAGCCTTGAAAGTATGGCGACCCCGCAGCCAGGTGAAGTTATCACCATAGAGGAAGGTGTTGATCGTGTAGTTCGTACCGGTGTTCTGGTTGCCGAGGTTCGTGTATTCCGTGCCGTTCGTGGCCGAGAATTGCTGCGGGCTGGCAGAGTTGCCAAACGCGAGTACAGAGAATCCGGCAAAGGCCTGCGAAACAGGATTGTTGGCTCCGATGCCAAGAATCTTGTCACCGTTCAGCCCGAAGACCCCGGTCGGATCGAGCAGCGAAGCTGCATTGCTCTGAAGGCGCGTATAGCCTGCACGAAATTCATTGACCATGGCCGCGTTGAAGGTATGGACTTCGTTGATCGCCACGCCGCGTACCGGGTAGGTAGGCGCGCCCGCGAAGCTGGTAGGAAGCACGTTCTGAGTGGTTGACCCCTGATTGGCAAAGGAGTAGCGAACCGAGAGGCTGTCCTTGTCAGTGGCCCTCCAATCGATCTTCACATCGAACTGGTTACCGTAGTTGCGGCTCTTGGTGGGCCCCGTATAGTTGCTGCTCGCCGGGGTGTTGGTCGCGTTAGGAGCGCGATTGGGCAGCGGGTAGATATTCGGGTGCGCCAGCAGGTACTGCGCCGCCGGGTTCGTAATGGGAATCTGGTTGTTGACGTATGCGGGGTTTCCTGCCGTCGTCGCATCGTAGAGCTGAATCAGCCGCGAGTACGAAGCGCATTTGAAGCCGTTGATCGTGACGTAGCCCGATGTCAGTCCCTGGTCGCCGGAACACATCAAAGACGGGTTGAGAAGCTCGGAGAAGTCGCCCGTGCGCTCCTTCAACGTAAGGACGGTTGCGGTCCCGGTCCCCCCCGAGTGGTAGCGTCCTCCCTGATAGTCGCCAAAGAAGAACAGCTTGTCCTTGAAGATGGGGCCACCCAGTGTGCCGCCGAAGATGTCGCGGGTGAAGCTGTTCCTGGGAACAATCGTCGAGCCATGTTTATTGGCCCAGGTATTCGCATTGAGGTTCTGGTTGTTCAGGAAGAAGAAGCCGCTGCCGTGGAACGCGTTCGTGCCGCTCTTGGTCTGGTAGAGAATGTCGCCGCCCAGCACGTTGCCATACTCAGCCGGCGCGTTCGCCGAGATCACCTGGACCTGGCCAATCGCATCAAGGCTGGGATTGTAGCCCGCAAGATCATCCAGCGTCGCATTGATGTTCATGCCGTCGAGCAGATACTGATTCGTCTGCTGGCGGTTGCCGTTGACCGAGACAGTTTGATTCGTGCTGATCGGCCCCGAGACCGAGGCGTTATTCACGAACCCGTTCGGGTTGGTGCTGACAGCGCCCGGCAAAAACATCGTCAGCGCAATAATGTTCCTGCTCACCAGCGGCACATTCTCAATTGCACGCGTATCCAGAGTCGTCGCCAGCGTCGGATTTTCTGTGTTCAGCAGTGGAGCGATGTTGGCCTCAACCTGCACGTTCTGCGCCTGGCTGGCCAGCACCAGCTTCGAATCGATCTTCGCGTTCTGCCCCGTCTCCAGCACAAACGGCCCAATCTCGGCCTTGGCAAAACCCGAACCTTCCACCGTCACCTTGTAACTGCCGATCTGCAGGAAGCGGATGTTATAGATGCCATCACTGTTGGTCGTCGTTGTCGTCGCGACGCCAGTCGCAACATTAGTTGCCGTCACCGTCGCATTCGGCACCACCGCTCCCGAAGGATCGGTCACCGTGCCATTAATGCTTCCAGTGATGGTCTGCGCAGGACAGGACATTCCAGCGCAGACAAGCGCCGCAACAATCCCAATCCATATCGTCTGAAGGAATTTGCAGATACTACCGGTAACTTGCGCCTGTCGATTCATAAAGTCCTCCTAAAAAAGTGCTTCAAGATCGAATACAGTTCGAAAGAAAAACCCGGGGCATGGTTCACGTTAGCGAATAAAGCGAAGCCAAATCATAAGCACCGAGGGCAAATTTAGTCAAAAGAAATAATTCGGGTGAAAAAACAGCCCCTAAATGTGCAATATTTCGCAAACACCCGTAATGCACGGGTTAGAGTCCCCGGAGCTACCGCGCGTTGCATCCACGCAACACCCCACAAGGAACCACGAGATGTTCCACGCGAAACATTCCAGCCACCGGATTCCGCGGATAAGCACGGATTCTATCTTCCGTCTTATCCGCGTTTATCCGTGAAATCCGCGGTCGTCCTGCCTTTAAATCGGTGTCATCGGTGCAAATCGGTGTTAAGCCTCTCGGACGAGGCCTACAGGATGTACCGGCTCAGGTCCTGGTCCTTCACAATCGTCGCCACCTGCTGGCGCACATACTCCGGATCGACCACAATCACCTTCTCAGTCCCCGAAGCCGTCTGCCGCTCAATCACTGGCAGCGGCGGCGCAACCTGCCCACCGGCGTGTGGCGCCGAGGCGTGAACCGCCGCAACCACACCCTCCTCAGTCGTCTCCGTCCGCGGGCTCTTGAACAGGTCCGGCGCCTGGAAGCTGATCTCATCGAGCACTCGCTCAAGAATCGTATGCAGCCGCCGCGCACCGATGTTCTCCGTCGTCTCATTCACCCGGAAAGCAAACTGCGCCATCTCCGCAATCGCCTCCTTCGTGAACTCCAGCTTCAACCCCTCCGTCTCCAGCAGCGCCATCGACTGCTTCACCAGTGACGACTTCGGCTCCGTCAGAATCCGCACAAAGTCATCCACCGTCAGCGACTGCAACTCCACGCGGATCGGAAACCGCCCCTGCAGCTCCGGAATCAGATCGCTCGGCTTCGACACATGAAACGCGCCCGCAGCAATAAACAAAATGTGGTCGGTCGAAACCATTCCATACTTCGTATTCACCGTCGTGCCTTCCACAATCGGCAGAATGTCCCTCTGCACGCCCTCGCGCGAGACATCCGGCCCATGCCCGCCCTCGCGCCCCGCAATCTTGTCGATCTCGTCCAGAAACACCATGCCCGAGTCTTCAACGCGCTCCACCGCCAGCTTCGTCACCTGGTCCATATCGACAAGCCGGCCTTCTTCTTCCTGCACCAGATAGTCGAACGCCTCGTTCACCTTCATCTTGCGCTTCTTCGTGCGCTGGCCAAACAACCCAGGCAACATGTCCTTCAGGTTGATGTCCATCTCCTCCGCGCCCTGATTCGTGATGACCTCGAAGCTCGGCATATTCCTGTCGCGCACATCCAGCTCGACGATGCGCTCATCCAGCTTGCCCTCGCGAAACTGCTGCCGCAGCTTCTCCCGCGTGCGCTGCTCACGATCGCCGGGCTTCTCATCGCCATCGTGGACCTCGTGCGGCGTCGCAGCCGGCAATTGAATCACATTGCTCCCACTGAATCCCGTGGCGCCTGCAGCAGCCGTCGAAGGCGTCGGTGGCAGCAGCAGATCGAGCAGTCGGTCCTCGGCCGCAAGCTCTGCCTTGTCCTCAACCTCTTCCATCTTCTCTTCGCGCACCATGTCGATGGCGATCTCCACCAGATCGCGCACAATCGACTCCACATCGCGCCCCACATAACCAACCTCGGTAAACTTCGACGCCTCCACCTTCAGGAACGGCGAGTTGGTCAGCTTCGCCAGCCGCCGCGCAATCTCCGTCTTGCCCACGCCGGTAGGCCCGATCATGATGATGTTCTTCGGCATGATCTCTTCCGCCAGCTCCGGCGAAAGCTTCTGCCGCCGCATGCGATTGCGCAGCGCAATGGCCACAGCACGCTTGGCTGCATGCTGCCCCACCACATACTTGTCCAGCTCCGCCACAATCTCACGCGGAGTCATCTCATCAAGCGCCAGCGCCTGATCGTCCGCCGTTCCAGGTAAATAAATCGCCATCTAAAATTCCCCGTCAGCTCATCGTCGTGAGCCGCTGTTTCTAAACCGTCTTCAACTCTTCAATCGTCATCTGATCGTTGGTATAAATGCAGATCTGCCCCGCAATCGCCAGCGACTTCTCCGCAATCTCCCGCGCGCTCAAGTCCGTGTTCTGCAACAGCGCGCGTGCCGCGGCCAGCGCATAGCTGCCGCCGGAGCCAATCGTCGCAATTCCCTCGTCCGGATCGATCACATCGCCCGTGCCCGAAAGCAGAAACATCTGCTTCGCATCCGTCACGATCAGCAAAGCCTCAAGCTGCCGCAGCATCTTGTCCGTGCGCCAATCCTTCGCCAGCTCCACCGCCGCGCGACCCAGGTTGCCCGCATACTGCTCCAGCTTCGTCTCGAATCGCGCAAACAAACTGAACGCATCAGCCGTCGAACCCGCAAAGCCAGCCAGCACCTTGTCGTTATAAAGCTTGCGAATCTTCTTCGCCGTACCCTTCATCACCGTCGCGCCCAGCGACACCTGCCCATCGGCAGCCATCACGACCGAGTCGCCACGTCGCACGCAGATTACCGTCGTCGAGCGAATCCGCCGCCCTTCACCCAAATCCAAAGGATGGCCAGACGCCTTCACAGCCGGTTTCGAGGGAGCGGATTTTTTTGAACGAGCGAGCTTCGAGATAGGAGAGACAGACGCTTTCATGTGTATCTCTCAGTATATTCGCTCGAAGCCCGCCGCTTCAGCCCACGCGCGCCTACCGGCAGGCCGCGTTATTCGCCCCCTTGATCGCCAGAAAAGTAATCGTCGCCGGAGCCAGTTCAACGCGCCCGGCCTTCTGCGCCTTGCCGCGAATCTCCGGCAGATCGCCACTCGCCGTCACATTCAGCTCCTTGCCATTCAGGCTCACCTTGTCCGACATCAACTCGCCCGAGAGCGTATACCGCTCCGACTTCGCCGGCACATCGAGCGTAGCCGAGGCAGTCCGGTCAGCATTGATCGCCAGCAGCGCCACACCACCCGGCACATTCCGCAGACACTGCGCGTAAAGATGCAGGTTCTCCGCTCCCGAATCACCCGCATCCAGCACCGTTGTCCCCATCGTCCTGCGCCACAGCAACGCCGCCCAGTAATTCGGCCGCGGTGCCAGCGTAGTCTCGTCAATCAGCGCATAGTCGCTCGCGTCGAGCGTGTTGTGCATGATGACCTGCACCCCGCGCTTCGCCAGCACGCCCATCTGGTTCAGGTAGCGAAAGCTGTCGATAAAGTCCGATGCCCATGGATTGCCTCCGCACGCCGTCTCACCCGTCTCCGTCAGCCACATCGGCTTGCCCGGAGCATACTTATCGCGCAGCGCCACGTAATACTTTTCGTCGCGCACCGTAAGCGAGAGCCACTCACTCGAAAGCGCCGTCTCCGGCGTCGAGTGCGGAATACCAGCCATCATCGCGCAACGCTGCGAGACGCCTCCATAGAAGTGGTACGAGAACACATCGAGCCCCGGCTCTTCGGCGCGCAGCAGGTCCTCCGCGTGAAGCCCGTGCATACTCGCAGGCATGTGGTCCATCATGCCGATATCGCCTACCGCGCTCGGCCCCGCAACCTTCATCTCCGGCGCGGCCTCACGCACGTACGCAAGAAACGCCTTGAAGTCGCGCCCGTACGCCTCCGCGTCGTATCCCTTGGGCGCGCCGCCCAGCGACGCAAAGTTTGGCTCATTGAACATCTCCGCCGCCGCAATACTGCCGCCATCGGCCTTCGTCGCGGCCACGAGTTTCTTCGCCTCCACCGGCGTCCACACGCCGCTCGCATCGCGCACCCCAGGACTGATAGCAAACGAGGTCACAATCTCCGCGTCCACCGCCTTCGAAAAATCAACAACGCCCTTCCACTGTTGCCCCGTCAGAATGTCGCCAAAACCCTCCGGAGGCGTCTTCGGAGCCGGCCCACCTGTATCATCAAAATAAGTCGAGTTGGCCCACGTTCCGCTCACCCGCACATACGCCGGCCCCAGCGCCGCAGCCAGCTTGCGCAGCCGTGCATTCGAAAGATCCACCGGCGGACGATACCGATACATCGAGGGATCCATTCCCACCGGAGCGCCCGGCTTTGGCTGCTCCGCAGGCGCAGCCGCGCCTCCACTCTTATAGGGGGCCCAGAACCGCCCACCCGTCACCTCAACCATCTCGATGTTGTACGACTGGAACCGCTCATCCACCGTACCCACACGCGGCATCGTCGCAGGCGACACCTGCACAGGCGAAGCCGCCAGCAGCACAGGAGCCGCACCCAGGCCCGCCATGCCCACAAACACCGCGCCGCCCAGCAAAGCCAGCAGCCGGTTCCCTGTCACATTCCCTCGATTGGCCATCCCGCTTCCCTTCATCCCGCGCATTAATTCAAACTGCGGCGAAAGTCTATATCGTCCCACCGCAACAAGAAACAGCAAAATTCGCCATCGCCTTACCCATAGCCCCCGTGACTATCCCACAAAAGTCCGTTACTTCATCAACACCTCTCCTACCCGTTCCGCCTGGATTGGACTATTCTCGTGGTGAGAAATCCAATGTTGTCGTTGATTCCATCCGGACTGCCTTCATCCCTACGCGAGCCCCAGACCCTTGCCCTCGTCGGCGCAGGGGCCGCGGCGGCCCTCGGTTTTGCCATCTACGCCCTCACCCGCAAACGCCCCACCGAAGAGGAGCTTGAGCGTGACCGCCGCGAGCTTCTGGCGCGTGTCGGCCGCATCACCGACGGCACCATCATGGACACCATGGTCGGCGAAGTGAACAACCCAGACACCTCGCCATCAGCCGAAGACACCACACCCGCACCGCGCATCATCGTCTATAACTACCGCATCGCCGGCGTCACCTACGAGTGCGCCCAGGACGTCACCACCCTGGCCGACCAGGTCCGCGGCATCCGCTCCGACCTGCCCGTACAAGTGCGCTACGCCCCACACAACCCCGGCAACAGCATCATCGTGGCCGACACGTGGAGCGGCCTCCGCCTCACCGCCGACCACCCCCACGACCGCACCGACACCGCCGCATAAGCTGCGTTTGAAGCCCGTTCCACCCCGGACTACACTTAAACCATGCACATGGTCGCTACCCCCAACCGCAAAATGCAGCGCGTCCTCCAGGCCTCCATGGTGCTTACGTTTGCCTACGTCGTCGCGACGTTCGTCTTCGGCCTGCGCGCCCACTCCCTGGCCCTGATCTCCGAAGCGGGCCACAATCTCTCCGACCTCTTCGCCATCCTGCTCTCCTTCGTCGCGGTCTACTTCCAGTCCCGCCCCGCAACCGACCAGAAGACCTTCGGCTACCAGCGCGCCGGCGTACTCGCCGCCTTCGTCAACGCCGTCACCCTCGTCGTGCTCTCCGCCTGGATCGCCATCGAAGCCATCCACCGCCTCGCTGCGCCCGTACAGGTGCAGCCGCGTCTGATGATGTACGTCGCCGCCGCCGGCGTTCTGATGAACGGCACCATTGCGCTGCTACTCTGGCGCTTCTCCGGCGACGTCAACATCCGCAGCGTCTTCCTCCACATGCTCGGCGACACGCTCTCGACCGCCGCCGTCATCATCGGCGGCGCAGCCATCCTCTTCACCGGCATGGTCTGGATCGACCCCGTACTCTCCATCATCATCGCCCTGATGATCCTCTGGAGCTCCATCTCCATCATCCGCGAGACGCTCAACATCCTGCTCGAAGGCACGCCTAGGAGCGTGCAGCTTATTGCTGTGCGCGAAGCCATGCAATCGGTCAGTGGAGTCATCGACGTCCACGACCTGCACGTCTGGTCGCTCGGCTCACACTCCCACGCCCTCGCCAGCCACGTCACCATCGACGAGCGCCCCATGAGCGAGTGCGCCGACATCCTCAACGGCCTCAACAAAACACTTCACGACCGCTTCCACATCACCCACACCACCATCCAGTTCGAAACCACCGGCTGCGAAACCACCCACGGCTGCAGCTCCCCACCTGAACTCGAAGCCGTCGGCGCCCACGACCACCATCATCACCACGGCCACAGCCACAGCCACTAGGGCCGTTCTCTCTCAGGTGTAGACCTCTTTGT
This is a stretch of genomic DNA from Edaphobacter acidisoli. It encodes these proteins:
- a CDS encoding transaldolase, producing the protein MASLLEQLRGMTTVVSDTGDINSIQQYRPQDSTTNPSLIAAAAEKPEYQSIVDDCLKQARKEAGSNATDKDVAHLAFKSLAVAFGIKILQIIPGRVSTEVDARLSYDEQGSIQMARDIIAQYEKAGISRERILIKLASTWEGIRAAEVLEKEGIHCNMTLLFGIHQAVAAAEAKVTLISPFVGRILDWYKKDTGKDFTGADDPGVQSVTRIYNYYKHFGYKTVVMGASFRNTGEIIELAGCDLLTIAPKLLGELEAAQGTLVRKLDADKAKAEKIEKIPMDKATFDKMHAADRMANDKLKEGIEGFSKALEDLEVSLEKRAAELNEPAVAR
- a CDS encoding helix-turn-helix domain-containing protein, which translates into the protein MSRTPQLMRGPSTSERSPGVDGEAAETFIAEKKIGERIKQLRLKKSMGLVELGRHTGLSASFLSQLETGRVVPTLRNLARISMVFSKDLSYFFEPEPQTLFRVHRRDERMRLPQTGVDDPSYFFESLGYLVPDRQLDPYFAEFLPVKTGRAPKPHQHGGCEFLYLLSGELEVRHGEATHRIEAGDAIYFDAGTTHSYVCSGNGPACALIVTMQLPLAVQPLAPQKLGNGTSGRPVRSISTGMMPLAVKKNVQPMQ
- a CDS encoding fibronectin type III domain-containing protein, which codes for MKHAFTRGRWPAALATLGITIAIGCASPGPPMPPSLHLPKVVNDLSARRIGDAVELHWTTPLHTTDGLDIKGAVTAEICRASLSASAQPSKHSDCTPIKRTLVHPGATSAVDALPAALATGQPALLLYRVRLFNSNDRTAGPSAPAFTAAGAAPSPVEQLHASSSRSGIVLEWKPGTAPVPIELDRTQLNPPQKKSKPSPAAPKSKPTHSFNLVANQAVEVRLQAANQPSDRGGTLDRSAQKGETYRYTAQRVNKVILGGHSLEIRSAISAPITITLLDIFPPATPTGLAAIPGNRSIDLSWEPVSDTDLAGYIVYRQQTAADGSASGPFTRITQTPIVGPAFSDQTATPGRSYIYRVTAIDTTGNESSPSATAQETLPEQQQ
- a CDS encoding fumarylacetoacetate hydrolase family protein; protein product: MRYAKFLSLENGALVPRYAFVEQRDNALWATELMAPPEEDLAARNAPPTDFDPKPLADLHLLAPVHPSKIICVGRNYRDHAAELGNEVPKEPLLFLKPPSSLLAPRGVVRMPLISSRVDYEGELAIVIGRRCHNLGPTEDARPYIRGYTIVNDVTARDIQKSDGQWTRGKGFDTFCPTGPIVSSDIDPCGSETTPATPVTVTTRLNGTVKQQGSTRDLIFPIAHLLRYITATMTLEPGDLIPTGTPAGVGPVQPLDTVQIEIDGLGTLENTFAAD